A DNA window from Guyparkeria halophila contains the following coding sequences:
- a CDS encoding TonB-dependent receptor domain-containing protein: MKTNRAATFGRSALTTGILIALASPALAQDAEILSPVTVTATTTSHSKSKAPASISVLTQEDIREMPINDLSDVLKRLPGVYQGAGNGTGRSDVSIRGLGSKYTLVLIDGKRISTGEVLWRGSDFDTSPVPLSDIERVEVIRGPMSALYGSDAIGGVVNIITKGPSSDWTGSLTSTYQTTDDTGGEQIRNGVSARGPLSEDVFFKVNAETYNRNAWQPDESSQVPRLEEKQTRNLNATVSWMMSDNQSLDFDYRHSNDERPLDYYAPGRTREQEVDRDLFSLTHKGYWSWGDTTVQAQYETAEIEDYNSSFAVIDPPADRSYEQKNMLINGYSNFRLGDHAITAGVEARRDKVVDQYTYTDTGEDETDRYAVYLQDEIGLTNDLALTLGGRYDHHQDFGGHFTPRAYLVYGLNESVTLKGGVSQAFKAPGPYQLNPNYQLVSCGGSCFITGDPDLEPETSTNYEMAVDVQRERWNATLTLFKNDVEDMIDAPYIPGETQRVWTNISEVDIHGVEFEGAVRLTDTLGLSGNYTYLDTEDGNGDPLTARPDHKATVRLDWDMTGQIHSFLAANHHGEQYIAPRGSDPEYTESYQTVDLGLGYAFSRHLDLRLGIKNATDERPVDDNPNYPVIQLGRSYYVSGSYRF, encoded by the coding sequence ATGAAAACCAATCGTGCGGCCACGTTCGGCCGAAGCGCGCTGACAACCGGCATCCTGATCGCGCTGGCCTCCCCCGCCCTGGCGCAGGACGCCGAAATCCTGAGCCCGGTGACGGTCACCGCCACCACCACCTCGCACTCGAAAAGCAAGGCACCGGCATCCATCTCCGTGCTGACGCAGGAAGACATCCGGGAGATGCCGATCAACGATCTCAGCGACGTGCTCAAGCGCCTGCCGGGCGTCTACCAGGGCGCGGGCAACGGTACCGGCCGTAGCGACGTCAGCATTCGTGGGCTGGGATCCAAGTACACACTGGTGCTGATCGACGGCAAGCGCATTTCCACCGGGGAGGTCCTGTGGCGGGGCAGCGATTTCGACACCTCCCCGGTACCGCTGAGCGACATCGAGCGCGTCGAGGTCATCCGCGGTCCGATGTCGGCACTGTACGGCTCGGACGCGATCGGCGGCGTGGTCAACATCATCACCAAGGGGCCGTCTTCCGACTGGACCGGCAGCCTGACCAGCACCTACCAGACCACCGACGACACGGGCGGCGAACAGATTCGTAACGGCGTTTCGGCGCGGGGACCGCTCTCGGAAGACGTGTTCTTCAAGGTCAACGCCGAAACCTACAACCGCAATGCCTGGCAACCGGACGAGTCCAGTCAGGTGCCGCGCCTGGAGGAGAAACAGACGCGCAATCTCAACGCCACCGTGAGCTGGATGATGAGCGACAATCAGTCGCTCGACTTCGACTACCGCCACAGCAACGACGAACGACCACTGGACTACTACGCGCCGGGCCGCACACGCGAACAAGAGGTGGATCGGGACTTGTTCAGCCTGACACACAAAGGGTATTGGAGCTGGGGCGACACCACCGTTCAGGCCCAGTACGAAACCGCCGAGATCGAGGACTACAACAGCTCCTTCGCGGTGATCGATCCGCCGGCGGATCGCAGTTACGAGCAAAAGAACATGCTGATCAATGGCTACTCGAACTTCCGGCTCGGCGATCACGCGATCACCGCCGGGGTGGAAGCCCGCCGCGACAAGGTCGTCGATCAGTACACCTACACCGATACCGGCGAGGACGAGACCGACCGCTATGCCGTCTATCTGCAGGACGAGATCGGTCTGACCAACGACCTCGCGCTTACCCTCGGCGGTCGCTACGACCATCACCAGGACTTCGGCGGGCATTTCACCCCGCGCGCCTACCTGGTTTACGGCCTCAACGAGTCGGTCACCCTGAAGGGCGGCGTGAGCCAGGCATTCAAGGCCCCGGGCCCGTACCAACTCAACCCGAACTACCAGTTGGTCAGTTGCGGCGGTTCCTGCTTCATCACGGGCGACCCGGATCTGGAACCGGAGACCAGCACCAACTACGAAATGGCCGTCGACGTTCAGCGCGAGCGCTGGAATGCCACACTCACCCTGTTCAAGAACGACGTCGAGGACATGATCGACGCGCCTTACATCCCGGGTGAGACGCAGCGCGTGTGGACCAACATCAGTGAGGTGGACATCCACGGGGTCGAGTTCGAAGGCGCCGTACGACTGACCGACACACTCGGCCTGAGCGGCAACTACACGTACCTGGACACCGAAGATGGCAACGGCGACCCGCTGACCGCCCGCCCGGATCACAAGGCGACCGTGCGGCTCGACTGGGACATGACCGGCCAGATTCATTCCTTCCTGGCGGCCAACCACCACGGCGAACAGTACATTGCGCCGCGTGGCAGCGATCCGGAATACACGGAAAGCTACCAGACCGTGGATCTCGGCCTCGGCTACGCCTTCAGCCGGCATCTCGACCTGCGTCTGGGCATCAAGAACGCCACCGACGAGCGTCCGGTCGACGACAACCCGAACTACCCGGTCATCCAGCTGGGACGTAGCTACTACGTAAGCGGCTCGTACCGCTTCTGA
- a CDS encoding MFS transporter, with protein sequence MSRYRSRHRHLPCVFMLFSAGAANNIVRLAFLASVVSIGSMMMIMPLGPDLVEGIGFDPAQIGNLVGGAMLGSAAASVLFAGLLDRFDRRPLLISLLGARALIFLACGFAREPAQLTGLFILAGCINGPTIAVMMATLVDVIPDRQRGRAMALVATAFSVAAILAVPLSLQLSLHFGWRSTFLAFGLAGVALTVMAMATIPSMTGHLEAKIDRGLLFKLLRQPAIGLALAVVAGQTLAHFLIVANFASHFQFNLGFPRENMALLYLIGGISTLVLLKASGHFFDHGWRHSNHMANAILAGIAITLTYLVHPPTASLYLLFALFMAGSTARTSSTNSLLVSLPRPRQRAAFMSLHNAASGVGSGLAGFLSSLLLTTAPDGQLTGMSGLAMCSLILTLAMPVITWVWLSPRLTRQPDSAST encoded by the coding sequence ATGAGCCGTTACCGTTCGCGGCACCGACATCTTCCTTGCGTCTTCATGCTTTTTTCCGCCGGAGCGGCAAACAACATCGTCCGCCTCGCGTTTCTCGCGAGCGTCGTTTCCATCGGCAGTATGATGATGATCATGCCGTTGGGACCGGATCTGGTCGAAGGCATCGGCTTCGACCCGGCGCAAATCGGCAATCTGGTCGGTGGCGCCATGCTCGGCTCGGCGGCGGCATCGGTGCTGTTCGCCGGACTGCTGGACCGATTCGACCGACGGCCACTGCTGATTTCCCTGCTGGGCGCAAGGGCACTGATTTTTCTGGCTTGCGGCTTCGCCCGCGAGCCGGCGCAATTGACGGGACTATTCATCCTGGCCGGCTGCATCAACGGCCCCACCATCGCGGTAATGATGGCCACGTTGGTCGACGTAATACCCGACCGACAGCGGGGACGGGCCATGGCCCTGGTTGCCACCGCGTTCTCGGTGGCAGCCATCCTGGCCGTGCCGCTGTCCCTGCAGCTGTCCCTGCATTTCGGTTGGCGAAGCACCTTCTTGGCATTCGGCCTCGCCGGCGTCGCCTTGACCGTGATGGCGATGGCGACGATACCGTCAATGACCGGCCACCTCGAGGCAAAGATCGACCGCGGTCTACTGTTCAAACTGCTACGTCAACCTGCCATTGGGCTGGCGTTGGCGGTCGTTGCCGGACAGACCTTGGCCCACTTCCTGATCGTGGCCAATTTCGCCAGCCACTTTCAGTTCAACCTGGGTTTTCCGCGCGAGAACATGGCGCTGCTCTACCTGATCGGCGGCATCAGCACACTGGTCCTGCTCAAGGCCTCGGGCCACTTCTTCGATCACGGCTGGCGGCACAGCAACCACATGGCCAATGCCATCCTGGCTGGTATAGCCATCACCCTGACCTACCTCGTCCACCCGCCGACCGCATCGCTCTACCTGCTCTTCGCTCTCTTCATGGCGGGGAGCACCGCCCGCACCAGTTCGACCAACAGCCTGCTGGTCTCGCTACCCCGCCCTCGGCAACGCGCGGCGTTCATGTCGCTTCACAATGCCGCCTCTGGCGTGGGATCGGGCTTGGCGGGGTTTCTGTCTAGTCTGCTACTCACGACGGCACCGGACGGACAATTGACGGGCATGAGTGGGCTGGCGATGTGCAGCCTGATCCTGACCCTCGCCATGCCAGTGATCACTTGGGTCTGGTTGAGTCCGCGTCTCACACGGCAGCCGGACTCTGCCTCCACATGA
- a CDS encoding isochorismate synthase, which produces MQTLEQITGQQRDSGCLETASFEFSSSRMTLLANGVRRVLAEPGCCPRQLPRSVLAMLAERSRMTEAGSIVVGAIPFDDRSVCQLYVPASYRFVRRELPRDGIVPAASVIASMREVTDERQYKSAVSEALSLMSSTELRKVVLSRSIDIEADAALDVRAMVDALRDRNPQAYVFAVPTIGGGTLLGASPELLLRKKDDVVVSNPLAGSRPRPANAADEAAVIDELMASDKDRREHALVVEAVAAGLSPFCRTLDVPEAPEVIRTSSMLHLSTRIEGRLADPEVSSLEMALALHPTPAVCGTPCDLARSAISRLEGYCRDQYCGVVGWMDARGDGEWAVSIRCGLLKQNGMRLYAGAGIVDGSEPDSEWDETTAKLNTMLDVFGLRPANDAS; this is translated from the coding sequence ATGCAGACGCTTGAACAAATCACGGGGCAGCAGCGCGATTCGGGCTGCCTGGAAACGGCGAGCTTCGAGTTCTCGTCGTCAAGGATGACGCTTCTGGCCAACGGGGTGCGGCGTGTGCTCGCCGAGCCGGGATGTTGCCCGAGGCAATTGCCGCGCAGCGTGCTCGCCATGCTGGCCGAGCGTTCAAGGATGACGGAGGCCGGATCGATCGTCGTCGGCGCGATTCCTTTCGACGATAGAAGTGTCTGCCAGCTTTACGTGCCGGCCTCGTATCGCTTCGTCCGACGCGAACTGCCACGCGATGGAATCGTGCCGGCGGCATCCGTGATCGCGTCCATGCGCGAGGTCACCGACGAACGACAATACAAATCCGCCGTCTCGGAGGCGCTGTCGCTGATGTCGTCGACGGAGCTGCGCAAGGTGGTGCTGTCCCGTTCGATCGACATCGAGGCCGACGCGGCGCTGGACGTGCGCGCCATGGTCGATGCTCTGCGCGATCGTAATCCGCAGGCCTACGTCTTCGCGGTGCCGACGATCGGTGGCGGCACGCTTCTCGGCGCGAGCCCCGAGTTGCTCTTGCGCAAAAAGGACGATGTGGTCGTCAGCAACCCGTTGGCAGGGTCGCGCCCTCGGCCTGCAAACGCCGCGGACGAGGCGGCTGTCATCGATGAGCTCATGGCCTCCGACAAGGATCGTCGCGAGCATGCCTTGGTGGTCGAGGCGGTTGCCGCCGGCCTGTCGCCTTTCTGCAGGACGCTCGACGTGCCGGAAGCACCTGAGGTGATCCGTACCTCCTCGATGCTGCATCTGTCGACACGTATCGAGGGTCGGCTTGCCGATCCCGAGGTGTCGTCGCTCGAGATGGCGCTCGCCCTGCATCCCACGCCGGCTGTCTGTGGGACGCCCTGTGATCTGGCGCGCTCGGCCATCTCGAGGCTCGAAGGCTATTGCCGCGACCAGTACTGCGGTGTGGTCGGCTGGATGGACGCCCGCGGTGATGGCGAATGGGCCGTGTCGATCCGATGCGGACTGCTCAAGCAGAATGGCATGCGCCTCTACGCCGGGGCCGGCATCGTCGATGGCTCGGAGCCCGATAGCGAATGGGACGAGACCACCGCCAAACTCAATACCATGCTGGACGTGTTCGGTCTGCGTCCGGCCAACGACGCGAGCTGA
- a CDS encoding isochorismatase family protein, translated as MSIGNLTSYPLPSASELPESRVAWPFQPERAVLLIHDMQEYFVAFYGTDSPLIEQVVRKLVELKARCKALGIPVVYTAQPTEQSDEDRALLNDMWGRGLPARPERYPVVGPLSPEIDDTVLTKWRYSAFHRSPLADLMRDWGRDQLLIGGIYGHIGVMQTAVDAFMRDVKPFVVADATADFSREDHLTALRIVARTAGRVLTLEDVVAAAADPGWTRAGLRGRVRGMLLDADELRDDDNLVDFGLDSVAMLGLAEELQRDGIRVDFATLAANPSIDEWWRLIDAASTPATSEIHE; from the coding sequence ATGAGCATAGGCAACCTTACTTCCTACCCACTGCCCAGCGCATCGGAGCTGCCCGAGTCGCGTGTCGCCTGGCCCTTTCAACCGGAGCGTGCCGTGCTGTTGATTCACGACATGCAGGAATACTTTGTCGCGTTCTACGGCACAGACAGCCCGCTGATCGAGCAGGTCGTCCGCAAGCTGGTCGAACTCAAGGCCCGCTGCAAGGCATTGGGGATTCCCGTGGTGTACACCGCTCAGCCGACCGAACAGTCGGATGAGGACCGGGCGTTGCTCAACGACATGTGGGGGCGGGGCCTGCCCGCGCGCCCCGAACGGTATCCCGTCGTCGGCCCGCTCTCGCCCGAGATCGACGATACGGTTCTGACCAAGTGGCGCTACAGCGCCTTCCATCGTTCGCCGCTGGCGGATCTAATGCGCGACTGGGGGCGGGATCAGCTGCTGATCGGCGGCATCTACGGACATATCGGCGTCATGCAGACGGCGGTCGATGCCTTCATGCGTGACGTCAAACCGTTCGTAGTCGCCGACGCGACCGCCGACTTCTCGCGCGAGGATCACCTGACGGCGTTGCGAATCGTGGCCCGGACCGCCGGGCGCGTGCTGACCCTCGAAGATGTGGTCGCGGCCGCAGCCGACCCGGGCTGGACCCGAGCTGGCTTGCGCGGCCGGGTCCGGGGCATGTTGCTTGATGCCGACGAGTTGCGCGACGACGACAACCTAGTCGATTTCGGCCTCGATTCGGTTGCCATGCTGGGCCTGGCCGAGGAATTACAGCGCGACGGCATTCGCGTCGATTTCGCCACCCTGGCCGCCAACCCCTCCATCGACGAGTGGTGGCGCCTGATCGATGCCGCCTCGACGCCGGCCACGAGCGAAATCCATGAGTGA
- the dhbA gene encoding 2,3-dihydro-2,3-dihydroxybenzoate dehydrogenase, translated as MSDRRPDAADSADEDEWRGRRVWVTGAGRGIGRAVAQRFQALGCAVVGFDRHFDEADEPDEPGLRRVTLDVSNSAAVDATSRKLIEQAAGVDVLVNVAGVLRPGPLESMADADWRQTFDVNVTGAFHLLRAVSPVFRRQGHGCVVAVSSNAARVPRVGMAAYGASKAALTSLTLSTGLELASSNVRCNVVSPGSTRTPMLESLWDDGLGERTTIAGDPERYRLGIPLGRLGQPEDVVEAVVFLASSRARHITLQDLVVDGGATLGA; from the coding sequence ATGAGTGATCGCCGACCGGACGCCGCGGATTCAGCCGACGAGGACGAGTGGCGCGGGCGTCGCGTGTGGGTCACCGGGGCCGGACGAGGCATCGGTCGGGCCGTGGCGCAGCGCTTTCAGGCACTGGGTTGCGCGGTGGTCGGTTTCGACCGCCATTTCGATGAGGCGGACGAGCCGGACGAACCGGGTCTGCGTCGGGTGACGCTCGACGTGTCGAACTCGGCGGCAGTCGATGCGACGAGCCGCAAACTGATCGAGCAGGCGGCCGGGGTCGATGTGTTGGTGAATGTAGCGGGCGTGCTTCGCCCTGGGCCACTGGAATCGATGGCGGACGCCGACTGGCGGCAGACCTTCGACGTCAATGTGACGGGGGCCTTCCACCTGTTGCGCGCCGTTTCCCCGGTTTTCCGGCGACAGGGCCACGGCTGCGTGGTCGCCGTCTCGTCCAACGCGGCCCGGGTGCCTCGGGTCGGCATGGCCGCCTATGGCGCCTCGAAGGCCGCCCTGACCAGCCTCACCCTCAGCACCGGGCTCGAGCTGGCCTCCAGCAACGTCCGTTGCAACGTCGTCTCGCCTGGTTCGACCCGCACGCCGATGCTCGAGTCACTCTGGGACGACGGGTTGGGTGAACGGACCACCATCGCCGGTGACCCCGAGCGGTACCGGCTCGGCATCCCCCTCGGTCGGTTGGGGCAGCCGGAAGACGTCGTCGAGGCGGTCGTCTTTCTGGCCTCGTCGCGTGCGAGACACATCACGCTGCAGGATCTGGTCGTCGATGGCGGCGCCACGCTTGGCGCCTGA
- a CDS encoding M90 family metallopeptidase, whose translation MTVWRWLLGLFGRSSRDAIEIPAPAWQRVCQGQPELSVLSVEECERLRPLAGQFLAERPFYAGGAMELTDAMQLRIAALASLPALSLGMGWLAGIRSVVVYADAFEVDHEEVDEDGVVHHVRDLRAGEAWSHGTLVLSWADIEAGLDPDVATSVVIHEVAHFIDGTNGAENGFPPLDKGHDRARWTHDFQVAFDRLNREIDAGHEPTIDPYAATNPAEFFAVLSEYFFRMPGELLDFDASLYRHLARFYAQDPLTRMISAGG comes from the coding sequence TTGACGGTCTGGCGCTGGCTCCTCGGCCTGTTCGGTCGATCCTCCCGTGACGCGATCGAGATTCCGGCCCCGGCCTGGCAACGCGTCTGCCAGGGTCAACCGGAGCTGTCCGTGCTGTCGGTCGAGGAATGCGAACGCCTGCGGCCGTTGGCCGGGCAGTTCCTCGCCGAGCGACCGTTCTACGCCGGCGGAGCGATGGAGCTTACGGATGCCATGCAGCTGCGGATCGCCGCCCTGGCGAGCTTGCCGGCGCTCTCGCTCGGCATGGGCTGGCTGGCGGGGATTCGGTCGGTCGTGGTGTATGCGGATGCCTTCGAGGTCGATCACGAGGAGGTCGACGAGGACGGCGTGGTGCATCACGTCCGCGATCTGCGTGCCGGCGAGGCCTGGTCGCATGGCACCCTGGTCCTCTCCTGGGCGGATATCGAGGCCGGGCTCGACCCGGATGTCGCCACCAGCGTGGTGATCCACGAGGTGGCGCATTTCATCGATGGGACCAACGGTGCGGAAAACGGCTTCCCGCCGCTGGACAAGGGCCATGATCGTGCCCGCTGGACGCATGACTTCCAGGTGGCCTTCGACCGGCTCAACCGGGAGATCGATGCCGGGCACGAGCCGACGATCGACCCGTATGCGGCCACCAACCCGGCCGAGTTCTTTGCCGTGCTCAGCGAGTATTTCTTTCGGATGCCCGGCGAGCTGCTTGACTTCGATGCATCGCTGTATCGGCATCTCGCCCGTTTTTACGCTCAGGACCCACTAACACGCATGATCTCCGCGGGCGGGTGA
- a CDS encoding (2,3-dihydroxybenzoyl)adenylate synthase, whose product MSVAFTCWPEALARRYRDAGYWRGQPLTDILDAHDPREADRDAIVCAERRFSYDQLIRLSRRLAASLVAAGLRPGQTVLVQMPNCAEFYLLFFALLRCGAVPVNALFSHNRRELLAFAEQIAPALLVLTDDHPAMRGRQGTALVDELRRYASGEARLLHFGDRALPVEKVLTDFRWEDGEPLDESECLNGFSPNPPDEVAFFQLSGGSTGLPKLIPRTHDDYGYSVRASAELCRLNVDTVFLCALPAPHNYSLSSPGTLGILHAGGVVVMARDPGPATCFELIDRHAVTMAALVPPALSLWLEAADSVRPPSLGSLSLLQVGGARLSPALAEQVPTRLGCRLQQVFGMAEGLVNYTRLDDDRWYVENTQGRPLSPADEIRVRDAEGRDVPPGEVGTLWARGPYTFRGYYRAEAHNAVAFDVEGFYCSGDLVRRTDSGYLVVVGREKDQINRGGEKIDALEIEDLLLGHPAIRQAALVAMPDEVLGERSCAFLVADARLRAVDVRRFLRREGVADFKLPDRVEFIDDLPRTAVGKIDKAALRRRICSAAAC is encoded by the coding sequence ATGAGTGTCGCCTTCACCTGCTGGCCGGAAGCGCTTGCCCGACGGTATCGAGACGCTGGCTACTGGCGCGGTCAACCGCTGACGGACATTCTCGACGCCCACGATCCGCGCGAAGCGGATCGTGACGCGATTGTCTGCGCCGAGAGACGGTTCAGCTACGACCAGTTGATCCGGCTTTCGCGTCGACTGGCCGCCTCGCTGGTCGCCGCCGGTCTGCGTCCCGGTCAGACCGTGCTGGTGCAGATGCCCAATTGCGCCGAGTTCTACCTGCTGTTCTTCGCCTTGCTGCGATGCGGTGCGGTGCCGGTCAACGCGCTTTTCAGTCACAACCGTCGCGAGTTGCTTGCCTTCGCCGAACAGATCGCCCCGGCGCTGCTGGTGCTTACGGATGATCACCCGGCGATGCGCGGGCGGCAGGGAACGGCATTGGTCGACGAACTACGTCGATACGCGTCTGGCGAGGCTCGGCTGTTGCATTTCGGCGACCGCGCCCTGCCGGTCGAGAAGGTGCTCACCGATTTTCGTTGGGAAGATGGCGAGCCGCTCGACGAGTCGGAGTGCCTGAACGGGTTCTCGCCGAATCCGCCGGACGAGGTCGCCTTTTTCCAGCTATCCGGCGGCAGCACCGGCCTTCCGAAGCTCATCCCTCGGACTCACGACGACTACGGTTACAGCGTGCGCGCCAGCGCCGAGTTATGCCGCTTGAACGTCGACACCGTCTTTCTCTGCGCGCTGCCGGCGCCGCACAACTACAGCCTCAGCTCGCCCGGCACGCTCGGCATATTGCACGCCGGCGGCGTCGTGGTGATGGCGCGCGACCCCGGGCCGGCCACCTGCTTCGAGTTGATCGACCGTCACGCCGTGACCATGGCGGCCCTGGTGCCGCCGGCGCTGAGCCTGTGGTTGGAGGCCGCCGACTCGGTGCGGCCGCCCAGCCTCGGTAGTCTTAGCTTGCTGCAGGTCGGCGGCGCCCGGCTCAGCCCGGCCCTGGCCGAGCAGGTCCCGACGCGTCTGGGCTGCCGGCTGCAACAGGTCTTCGGGATGGCCGAGGGTCTGGTGAACTACACCCGCCTTGACGACGATCGCTGGTACGTGGAGAACACCCAGGGCCGGCCGCTCAGCCCAGCCGACGAGATCCGGGTCCGCGACGCCGAGGGCCGGGATGTGCCGCCCGGCGAGGTTGGCACGCTCTGGGCGCGCGGGCCCTACACCTTCCGCGGTTACTACCGCGCCGAGGCGCACAACGCCGTCGCCTTCGACGTCGAGGGGTTCTATTGCTCCGGTGATCTGGTTCGCCGGACCGATAGCGGTTACCTGGTGGTGGTCGGCCGGGAGAAGGATCAGATCAACCGCGGCGGCGAAAAGATCGATGCCCTCGAGATCGAGGACCTCCTGCTGGGGCACCCGGCCATCCGACAGGCGGCGTTGGTCGCGATGCCCGACGAGGTGTTGGGCGAGCGCAGCTGCGCGTTCCTGGTCGCCGATGCCCGGCTACGGGCCGTCGACGTGCGCCGTTTCCTACGACGAGAGGGCGTCGCCGACTTCAAGCTGCCCGATCGGGTGGAATTCATCGACGACCTGCCCCGAACTGCCGTGGGAAAAATCGACAAAGCCGCGCTGCGCCGACGGATTTGCAGCGCGGCGGCGTGCTAG